In Bos taurus isolate L1 Dominette 01449 registration number 42190680 breed Hereford chromosome 11, ARS-UCD2.0, whole genome shotgun sequence, one DNA window encodes the following:
- the AIF1L gene encoding allograft inflammatory factor 1-like isoform X2: MEFDLNNEGEIDLMSLKRMMEKLGVPKTHLEMKKMISEVTGGVSDTISYRDFVNMMLGKRSAVLKLVMMFEGKANEGSSKPVGPPPERDIASLP, encoded by the exons ATGGAGTTTGACCTGAACAATGAGGGAGAGATTG ATCTGATGTCTTTGAAGAGGATGATGGAGAAGCTTGGGGTCCCCAAGACCCACCTGGAGATGAAGAAGATGATCTCGGAGGTGACAGGTGGGGTCAGCGACACCATCTCCTACCGAGACTTCGTGAACATGATGCTGGGGAAGCGGTCGGCGGTCCTTAAGCT AGTCATGATGTTTGAAGGAAAAGCCAACGAAGGCAGCTCCAAGCCAGTCGGGCCCCCTCCAGAGAGAGACATCGCCAGCCTGCCCTGA